The stretch of DNA GAATCCATCCGCTCCGCGAAACAGCAGAAGGGTGACGGTTTGTTAGAGATTTACGTTGACGCCGATGCTTGTCCGGTTAAGCAGGAAATCTGCAGAGTAGCGAAACGGTACCGGATGAATGTGACATTTGTCTCGAATTCACGGATGCGATTACCCGATCAGGAAGGAGTAAAACTGATTGTCGTTGACGGGCAGTTAGACGCGGCAGATGACCTCATCGCCGAGCATGTTGCCCAAGATGACATTGTGGTAACGGCCGACATCCCGCTGGCATTCAGGTGTGTCAAGAGCGGTGCCCGGGTTATTGGTCCGACCGGGCACATCTTTACCATCGCCAACATTGGAGATGCGCTGGCAACTCGAAATCTCATGTCTGAACTTCGTGAAGCAGGGAGCATAACGGGTGGGCCTCCGCCGTTTCAGAAGCGTGATCGCTCCCGGTTCCTCCAGGGTCTCGATCAAATTGTTCAGAGCATCAAACGCACTCTTTAACGTCTCATCAAGGGTCATATTTACACTGGCAACCCCCCATTTTTTAAGAACACTTTTTTTAGGAGGGCTATGAAAAAGTATATTTTTCACGAGCCCGATAATGAAATGATTTGTTTCGGTGCTGTCAAGGGCATGTAAATCGGCACTTCGTGCCGACCCTTGACAGCTTATATCCACGTAAATGGTATTTATCACAACTCTTCTATACTGTTCTTACATATCGGGAGGAAACATGGAAACTCGGCGTAAATTTTTGCAGGAGACAGCAACAGCAGGAATTGCCGGAATCGTTGTGTCCGGGACAGCACCCGCTTTTGCTAAGGAAAGGGTTGCAAAAGGCGGAGTCACCCTTGAACAAGCATGGGCAGTGCACCGTAAATGCCTCATCATCGATGGCCACCAGGATACCTCGGTGAGGCGGTTCGCCCGTAAAGAGAATCCGAATGACTGGATGAAACGCGATACAACCTACCATTCGGACATACCCCGGATGAAAGAAGGGGGCCAACGCTACGTCGGACTCTTTCTCATTGAGGACAGTACGGCTACCGACCTCTGGACCATTACCGAATTCATACTGGAGCAGCTCGACGCGCATCCCGAGGACCTCATGCTGGTTCTTTCATCAGAAGATGCGGTTCGCGCCGGAAACACGGGTAAGGTCGGTATTATCATGGAGATCGAAGGCCCCGCACGGTGGCTGAACGGGAATGTGAATATCCTCCGGCTTCTGTATCGCCTCGGATTGCGCTCGGTACACATCACTCACGGGGAAGGAGGGAGCGATCCGACCTTCCTTCAGGGCACTCAGAGTATCACCGGTCCATGCACACCCGCAGACCGTGAAGCGCAGCGTAAAAACGCCGTCGGCCTGACTCCCTTTGGCATGGAAGTGCTGAAGACTGAAAATGAGATGGGTATCATCACCGATCTGTCCCATTCCAATGACAAGGCTTTTTTTGATGTTCTGGAACATACCACGAGGCCGCCTATCATGAGCCATACGGCTGTCTTTTCTCTCTGTAATCAATATCGGTGCCTGACAGACGACCAGATCAGGGCGCTTGCCGCAAAAGGCGGAGTCATGGGCATCGTCGTTCTCCCCGGGTTCATCGACGCCGATCCCAGGAAAGCCACCATCGACCGCGTAGTGGATCATATTCTTTATGTGGCGGACCTTGTGGGCATCGACACGGTGGGTTTCGGCTCCGATTATGACGGTTTTTCGGACCCTCCGATAGTGCCCGATGTGTCGCAGCTTGTACTACTCACCCAGGCCATGCTGTCCCGGGGATTGACCGAGGAAGAGATACGGAAATTCTGGGGCGGCAATTTTCTGCGTGTATTCCGGCAGGTAATCGACAAGCCGGAGAAATAATCCCGCATCATAGACTGAATCCCGATGTGGCACAGAGACCGGGGGCAGGACAGGTCATCGTCCCACGAAAAAAATATCCCAGTTCCGAGAGGAAATATTTCAGCGAGGAGAGAATGGGGGAATGAAGTAAAAAACGTGACAGACCAGTGGAGTTGCATATAAAAAAGCATGAAAACACATGAAAACGTGATATAAATAAAAAAGGTACTCACGCGATTGACCGCTGTGAGTGCCTTATTGTTTTGGTACCGGGAACGGGAATCGAACCCGTACAGCGCTCAGCGCCGAGGGATTTTAAGTCCCTTGCGTCTACCAGTTCCGCCATCCCGGCTGCTATCATGTGGAGAAATGAAGAATTATTGCATGAAAATATACCATATCCGTGGGGTCATGTCAAAATAAAATACCCGATGTGCATTATATGCTTCTGCCCGGGTAAATCATCGCTCACACCGTGATTTTATTCAAGCTGGCGGGATACTCACCGGCCGGTTACAACCGCCCGAAATCATCCTCGTACCGTTCGATATCATCCTCTCCGAAATAATCGCCGCGCTGAATCTCGACAAAGACAAGATTTTCCGCGCCGGAATTTTCAACTCTATGCCTCGCGCCGAGCGGGATATCGACCGATTCCCCGGCTTTACGGGGGACATGGCGGTCATCGAGCGTTACAATCGCTTCTCCGGAAACAACATGCCAATGCTCGGAACGTCGCCGATGGCTCTGGAGACTGAGACGTTTGCCGGGATAGACAACTATCTGCTTGACCTTATGGTCGGGCTCGTCGGCAAGAACAATATAATACCCCCATGGACGGTGTTCTTCACGGTCGGCGGCGGGCTTTTGTGTGCTCGGGCTCATGTACCGGCTGCTCCTTTATAAATCGGGTCTGAACAGTTATGCCGCCGTTAAAATAGTACTTTAACCGTGATTTGTCCAGTATTACCTGGCTGTCATGCGGTCATATCCAGCGAATTTCCCGATGCGAAATTGTCGAGCGCCTCCATGACCAGAGAAATCGTCTGGTCCGCTTCGGATGGTAGAAATCCTCCGAGCGCCTCACGGGCTTCGAGATATCCTTTCATGACCGCTTCTTTAGCCATGGAAGCGTAGGCTTCACGGTCGCCGCCGTCATAGAAGGAGAGCGCAAAAGACACAATCCTTTTTGCGGTATTTTCGGGTGAATAAGCATCGGGAACGGCGATTGTCGCATCGATGGACATTTCACCTGAGACGGAGTACATGCTTTCCGAGGAACTCAATGACTCGTATGCTGCCTGATCGATACTGTAAATTTTGGAGAACGACGAGGAATCCCCGTTTTTGCCCTGGCCGAATATCTCCTGGAGCAGATATTCGATACGCTTACGTATGATCTCGAGAT from bacterium encodes:
- a CDS encoding YaiI/YqxD family protein, with product MLEIYVDADACPVKQEICRVAKRYRMNVTFVSNSRMRLPDQEGVKLIVVDGQLDAADDLIAEHVAQDDIVVTADIPLAFRCVKSGARVIGPTGHIFTIANIGDALATRNLMSELREAGSITGGPPPFQKRDRSRFLQGLDQIVQSIKRTL
- a CDS encoding membrane dipeptidase → METRRKFLQETATAGIAGIVVSGTAPAFAKERVAKGGVTLEQAWAVHRKCLIIDGHQDTSVRRFARKENPNDWMKRDTTYHSDIPRMKEGGQRYVGLFLIEDSTATDLWTITEFILEQLDAHPEDLMLVLSSEDAVRAGNTGKVGIIMEIEGPARWLNGNVNILRLLYRLGLRSVHITHGEGGSDPTFLQGTQSITGPCTPADREAQRKNAVGLTPFGMEVLKTENEMGIITDLSHSNDKAFFDVLEHTTRPPIMSHTAVFSLCNQYRCLTDDQIRALAAKGGVMGIVVLPGFIDADPRKATIDRVVDHILYVADLVGIDTVGFGSDYDGFSDPPIVPDVSQLVLLTQAMLSRGLTEEEIRKFWGGNFLRVFRQVIDKPEK
- a CDS encoding phosphomannose isomerase type II C-terminal cupin domain, whose translation is MSPSTQKPAADREEHRPWGYYIVLADEPDHKVKQIVVYPGKRLSLQSHRRRSEHWHVVSGEAIVTLDDRHVPRKAGESVDIPLGARHRVENSGAENLVFVEIQRGDYFGEDDIERYEDDFGRL
- a CDS encoding DUF5610 domain-containing protein, producing MQISTLANAVSPTYGNQVYSQSTSGKLSRTSATADISYQNQGDSVQLSLTGRIEYEEVTYSAEGTLSQTAPVEEESGTEESNLAENLYNRYLEIIRKRIEYLLQEIFGQGKNGDSSSFSKIYSIDQAAYESLSSSESMYSVSGEMSIDATIAVPDAYSPENTAKRIVSFALSFYDGGDREAYASMAKEAVMKGYLEAREALGGFLPSEADQTISLVMEALDNFASGNSLDMTA